Genomic window (Alnus glutinosa chromosome 9, dhAlnGlut1.1, whole genome shotgun sequence):
ttataaaaaatcaaacctcaaaattcgcaaacagaataagaatttaattctgatttcaaaaattcaacactcaaatgcaccatcagtatctctctccatctttgcaattatattctcatccccctctctctgtttctcaacctaacttaatttgttgtgggttacattttttttttcctgtgatGTAGtctacagaatgcacttagacgtagtAAAACAAGTACCTCTTGATAtcgctgggggggggggggggggactccaattgccttgcgGAGGCTTGGGAAAAACTTTctaagcaaagaacgaatgtttgttgctagaaaacaaacaaaaaagaataaaataaaatggcttTGCagattatctatttttttatgatgatgatatgatgattatgtttttttttttttttttttcttataaattattttactttgtaagcaaaaaaacgaatgtttgttgcagaaaaacaaataaaaatgaataaaataaaaatgactttgcagatgatctatttttttctttttatttttttatgatggtgatatgatgattatgtgtgtgtgtgtgtgtgtgtgtgtgtgtgtgtttttttttttttcttataaatcattttgtagagtaattgtatatgaaaaaaagaaaaagaaaaaaaaatgccatgaactctgaaattaaaaaaaaaaaaagaaaaaagaaaagaagaagtcaGTATGActgtttatgtttctaaaataaagaaaaaaaatgtccttaagaatataaattatattattataaggatgttttaggaaatttgattataatatgattctattcatcaatgtattgcactgtaccaaacaaaagaatacatatgcaatgttctattccaccgttacaaccaaacaaaagaataggaatagttattcaatTCCACCTTTATCTATTcccaggaatagttattccttttcctaatggaatagacattctgcgaaccaaacgagacctTAAGGTTTCAACTTTTTCTCTTGTTTACGAGatgttataaaatataataacgGTTTTTAATTTACCAAGTTTTCACAGAATAACAATTATATAGaaagtaaaatgaatttttatattttaaaattgatttaatttttatattttatatttttaggatTTGCCAGAAGATAAGGAAAAAATTTAGGTGGGCTTACCACGAAGCTGCTTACTTTTTGACACGTGCTCCCGATGTCAGTAAATAGGTGCCAAATGGCTGATTGATTGATCATCTATAGCCACCTCTTGAGAATGATAATTGCAACAGTTTCGCAACAGTGCACGCGAAACGCGGACGACCATACCACAGTGATTCTTCCACGTGTCCTACAACAATAACCTTGGTAAAACTACCTGACTACTGCGGCGCACTTTAGCACGAAGCAGTTACGGCGGCGAAACCTTACgcaaaaacaacaataaactTAACGCAGGCCACACATGTGTTGGGGGCACGGGCACCAGCCGGTCTCCTGTCCTTCCATTGGATGTTTGACCACAAAAGTTGAAGCCTTGACCAAACACTCTCTCTCCAGAACCGGATATAGCCCGTCGCCCCTGTCAAATAGTGCCAAGTTCCTAACATACCCTTATCATCATCCTCATATAAAATCTATTGGGGGGCTACGGTTGGTTCCTCATTCGACTCTCTCTATCTGGCCCTCACGCCACTTTGCCTTTGGCCTTCCCGATCATTTACGGTTATACCGTTCAGGTTATGATAGCTTCCGGTGACCGGGAACCTGAGAGCCGAAGCTCTGCCCCAGCTCTCGGATTCCCTCGCCTCAGGTTCTTTCGATACCGGCGTTTGAGGTAGCTGGATAGAcacaaggaaaaaacaaaaacaagaaaattccTATTTGGTctatttctttatattatttaagtAGGATGCCGACTTCGAAGATTCACCGGAGAGGACCGGAGGAGAAGAACAGGAGGGGCAAACTAACTCAGAAATCGTCTTCGTTTCACGGACTGAATCAGGTTTCTATGGCAGCGGAGCTTCGGCGGCCAAAAACGCTGCCGGATTTGCTCTCCTCTAAGAACGCGGCCGGAACAACGGCGCAGGAGGGACGGCCAAGGCTGACGAAGTTGCTGCTGAACGTGACGATCCAGGGGAGCCTCGGGCCCGTACAGGTCGTGATGACGCCGGAATCGATGGTATCCGATCTGATCGCCGCGGCTGTGCGGCTTTACGCGAAGGAGGGCCGCCGGCCAATCTTGCCGACCACCGACTCCTCCATGTTCGACCTCCATTACTCGCAGTTCAGCTTAGAAAGTAAGACACATACATATCTCGTTATATTTTAGCCGTTTGATTGGTTTAACGTAATTAGAACGAATCTGGATTGTGGATTGAGTTCAGTTCATGGTTAATATTAAAATAGTtttatctaaaataacaaactaaaaactataattttttttttattcgagCCAACGGTTTTTTATATACAtttaacattaattttttttatatatatattatttaaataattttatatattttttaaacatatactttcaagagagaaatgaataaaaaagaaaaaatttatgtaTTGATGTACAGTTTTCTTAAtatttggaaatacatttaatttacaaaataagataaacacgtttttgaagtttttagttACGATCTTGagtttgtaatttaaaaaaagcgatttgaaaataataattttaaagtgtgatttgaaaaaataatttgaaaaaatataattaagtgtttggtaaagttacaatttaacttttaaaattataaattaacttttaaaattatgagttttaaaAAACCATCTCTTAACtattatttgaaaaattaattttttacatttttaaattgtaattttttaaatccgTAATTTTTAAAccatttattttgtataatttagtttaaaattacaattttttatctacaaaatcgaAATTTCAGACTCCCTCTTTAatcaatttatatatttttttaagattttaattaaCCAATTTGCATACGGCTGTAAGATACCGAAGCCGTGTGCCCGTGTGAGTGCTAAAATGGATGGTTTATTGGTTTAAATATGATTTGAttgtttattcaaaaaaaaaaaaaatatatatatatatatatatatatatatatatatatgatttgattGTGATACGCGTGGACGGTGACGATTGACAATTGACGGTGGATgtggtttgtttgtttttggtgTGGTGGGCCAGGCTTGGATAGGGAGGAGAAGCTGATGGCACTTGGATCGAGAAACTTTTTCCTGTGCTCCAAAAAGACTGCGGTGGACGGTGGCACAACGACGCCGTCTTCATCGTGTTCAAAACAGGCTGAGAAAGCTTCCAAGACCGGCGGCTTTGCTTGGCTAAAGTTCATGGATTTCTTGCTGTAGACTGTAGTTGAGCGGTGGCCTAGCTAGTGCCAGATCAAAATTGTTCTTCTTTTGAATCTGTCGGTGTGTAATTAGGTCtggtttttagattttttgaaCATTTTCAATGCTTTTTGTAAACTTTCAATCATAATCAGTTAAAAACTTTGTACAGTTAAACTTTTGTCCCGGTCTTCTCGTTGTCCATCGACCATCGCAAAGGGTTGGTTGGGATATTCGATTTGGATTTACCCTTTTTGCTTCCGGTAATAATGCGAAGACAAACTACCAGACGtgtcttcttttatatatttcttgcatatttggattttttttttttttttttttgggggggggggggggtttaatAAAAGctgattatttataaaataggAAAAGTATAAACCCTTCaaaataatactaaatttgCAACATTAAAAACTTGTAGGTTAGGGTGAAATACAGAATTTGGTCAAGGTATATATCTAGTGTAAGGTCaagtatatacttttttttttacctattatttttttttaattcaaaccCGAAGGTAAATAGTTTTTAGAGTTTTGTTTTAACTTGGGTCCTTGGTGTATTTACCAGAACTTgagaaaatacattttttttttatatgacgaagaacttttttaaataaagtcaATTCGTATATCTACTCCTATCAGGTAAACTTCAAATCCGTGTAAAGGGTTCTCTCCATACGGAACGGGTAATACTCCGACTTCACCAGTGCGTTGCCCTAATAAATTATTTCACCAAAAGGGATTTAAATCTTAAATCTCGTGGgattaccacaaagaccaaaattattaccacttgagccaatcCTTCGAGGGTTTACCTGAGAAAATTCATAGGGTGGTGGAGAGATTGAACAGCCCTAAAAAATCTAATGGGTAAACATTTCTCTAACATTAATTGTGAATTTTAACTGCGAAATAAGGATTATAGGGATTCATTTAGCATGTTTCAGTAATTTATAAATGAAGAAATCGAGCTGGGCTTTGAGAAAAAACTAGTGGTAGGAACAGAGTCAAACACGGGTTTCGCATAAACAACGGACATCATGAGTTGAGCTACATGATATTTTAACGGAAAACGGGTTTTTCATGCTCTGCCCTTTATGGGTAAATGCCTAAAATAATGGGATTGTGAGGCTACCAAAAAGAAAGGTTCACAGGGCATAGtgacaatttttgataaaattcaaattagCGACTGCTTATGTCTTGACACAATTTAAATTTGACACACAATATAAgtgttgataattttttatacgatccGTTAacccgacacaaaaataatatgtTATAGTTGAAAAATTtcacccgtttaattaaatagtctTATCTAAACCCGACAAAATAACACGAATTGTCATCCCCATTTGATGCCTTGCAATTGCAAAGCTTGCATGAATCGCCCATGAAAAAAAGCGGGTGAGAGAATAACTGGATGAGTGATATTTCCTAATAGAAAATTATATGGGTTGCATTTTGGGTTCATGTGTTTGATTTATATCGTGTCGAGCATCGGTATATAACTATATGTGTTAAGTCAAaccaacttatttaattaaactggtAAAAATCTTAACCACTAACATGAATTGTTTAAATAAATGGGTGACATAATACAATCCGTTTAACCTATTTAATATAAATACCGTGTTAGGTTGACTCAAACATGACCAATTTCAACCCGTTTTGACTTGTTTAATATAAATTGGTTAAATTTATGACTTGGTTAACAGAATTTCATATCTTATCAGcataaattatatcaattataAACATTTACAATTATATTCATCACAATCAATTTAATCATCAATATCTACTTATCCACAATTATAGTTAATAAACACAAACCAACTTCTCAacacaatatttaattaaaataatattacagtCCAATgaagttcatatatatataaaaacaaacacataataataaataaaataagattacaTTCTAACAAATAACATGAAAAAATTTCATTACTAAGCATCAACATTAATTATTAGTATAATGAGAAGTAGATAAAGTTGATTAATTACGGGTCGATCAAAAATTGACTCTTTTATTAATATGTATACCGAGTTTGATCTCAATCTTATTACACTAAATCTCATCTTACtaatttcatattatatttattctGAATTTaaaaatcgtgtcaaaattttcCAGCCTCTCAACCCTAAAAACAGGGTATCATTATTGGGATTCgtctcaaagaaatcaaatatGTTCAACAAAAATTTAGTAGTTATGACCATAATTATTGTCTAATCACTTAACATAGTATATTAATTGACAAATGCgtgaaaaatataaaacgaaaaggtgaaaaatataaagaaatctCAAATATGCTGTTCATCTGACAAAATGCGATTTACTTTCTCAGTTTTagctcttattttcttttccttttcaagGAAAATTGTTTTGGcgtaaattgatttttaaatttttttttattattattttttaaataaaagttgcatattttattaatcaaaaaTCACAAGCGTAAAGtttttacatcacaaagcataaatctctacaaaatcaaaattttccagCCTCTCAACCCTAAAAACAGGGTATCATTATTGGGATTCgtctcaaagaaatcaaatatGTTCAACAAAAATTTAGTAGTTATGACCATAATTATTGTCTAATCACTTAACATAGTATATTAATTGACAAATGCgtgaaaaatataaaacgaaaaggtgaaaaatataaagaaatctCAAATATGCTGTTCATCTGACAAAATGCGATTTACTTTCTCAGTTTTagctcttattttcttttccttttcaagGAAAATTGTTTTGGcgtaaattgatttttaaattttttattattattattttttaaataaaagttgcatattttattaatcaaaaaTCACAAGCGTAAAGtttttacatcacaaagcataaatcTCTACAAAATCATAGACATATGCTATGCTATAAGGTTAtaaagtcatagatacaaacaaaattcttacaataaagtgttttttATAACTTTGATCTTCcactaacccatgtacaaaaatagttacaAAGatagactagatctaagacaatggtagcaaaatattctataaatttttatttaaacggGTCGTGAGAGATAATCTCTCACATTGAACTATCTAGGTAGTGAGAGATAACCTCTCATACTGAACTATCCAGGCCGTGAGGGATATCCCTCACGGCCTAATTAACCTTCATCACATAGCTCGTCCATAAGGGGAAGccaaaattgttgatttggtCGTAGAACACTtgcaagcaaaagaaaagactAGAATTGAAGGGGAAGGATATGAGGGGGGGagtaaaaaggaaaagggaGATGAGGATGGAACATATTTGCTCCCTCTTCTCATATTTGTTTTCTGAGAGTTTTTTCTCTAGGGTCGACCGAGAGAGAGTTCTtcattttgcttttttattatattttaatgtttgGCCCGATATAAAATATTGGTTaacttaaaaatatatttaattgacCGAAGAATATAACATTCACGAAGTGTAAAATGTCTTATGCTTCTCATATGCGTAAACCATTTTATACCGCTTTCTTACACCTCCggacaaataattgtgaaaAGCTCCTTTATGGGGCCTACCTGCACGAGCAACCCGAACATCTATCAAGACAAGTCAGTCCTACAAGGGCCCTATTACAATTGTTTGCCAAAATTACAAACAATAATGGCGGGCAATTACACTAGATCTCAAACTCATATTCAAATGCCTTATATTCTCACTCTTTTTATTCCCAACTCTTTTATGTCATCTCTCTTTTCTTCACAGCTCCTCAaattatatggaaaatataCGATCGGTGTTAGTCAATCTGTGTATATTTTAATGAAACCTAATTCTTAGGTAgattgtttttagttattttatgttaatattAATTTGTACATTGTGAACCAAACTTTGatatttataagttaatatgataatatttgttaaattttttatacgaaTATTCAGTTGAAATCATCTATCtcaactgaaaacatttttccaaACTGAAAACGTTTTACACGTAAAAACAAACAGGCAATAAATATCTAAATTTAGGTCAACGAAATAGATACAGCCAACGATCCATTAGTTGGATAAAGCCTAGATTCCTGGCACCAAAATGCTTTTGGAGGACATTGACAACTATAATGCATTTCCCCTTAATCAAATGTCATTAATTAGCATGATAATGGTTGGTTTAGCTCTTTATTGTTGTCAAAATTTCTATAGTCTGACCAACAAAAATATCACATTCGAATTCGATGGCACCTCTGCCCCACGCTCCAAGTCCAATCCATTATACTCAGTGGAGGGAGTCAATTTCTATTTGTGCCTTATCACACATCACAATGAATATGGATAATTCCATGGCATAATTTAATGGCATGATGgcatattttattgttattattattattattttttgtccgGGGAGTTGGTTCAAAGCCTCTTAGAGAGACGGGGCCGACATGACTATAGCCTAATTTAATGCAATATTAGTGTAtagagtttgagaagaaaaagactagaaaaatgctatataccatgtatttatttttctttgctgATGTGAGACTATCGATCTACTATTAGACTAACTCTTAAttcaaaaagagtaatgattgaaacAATGTTTTTATCCTAATTGCATTCTCATAATGTTGATGTGACattctcaattaattttttcttaatttttaatatttttttaataatgtctaatttaataattgattgAGATTGTCACGTCAGCATCGTTTGATAGTTATAGggtaaaaatatagtttacATTGTATTCTcttgtaatttttcattttttctccgTTGGtgtaatatttttaattaatcattgattttttattttttattttaattaagatcGATCTAAATGTGGATTGGTAATACTATATCAATAAAAGTGAGATAAATTGGTAATATATAGTACTAATCATAAGATCAAACAATGAGCTCCATTGTTTAGGTCGATGGTCCTGGTTCTTGTACACACGTCGATTCAATTGATGTCGTTTGAATGAGGAAATGGTGTTTAGAACATCAATTTCCTTTTCATTGcaacactttctttttcttttctttttttataaaaaataaaaataaaaattttgcccCCTTAATCTGCAAATATCATAGCAATCTGTAAGGGCTTAGATTCTTACCATACCCAAAAAAACCATACCCCAAATGAGAGTTATGGAATGCTATTTTCTTCATTTGAAAAGCAggattgatattttaaatttcttaaatttagtaTCTGTTATTAACATGATCATTAATAGCTTTCATTCGAGAGTTTTATATGtcttaattttgaaaacattgagAGATTGCAGGTATAAGATGACAGGATTTGTTACATGCGAATCATGTGTGATAGAATAGTGACAGCATGCCGCTAGCTAGGAGGATGATCGGCAAGGAAATAATAAGGTTGGAGGGTTCATCGGTAGTGGAATCAGTTAGATCACTCCGACGCTCAAGTCAGTTTAGTGATGCATGAAGGACTTTTGGCAGAATAATAATAGTGTCAATTAGGCTATCGTCCCTCACCCTTCTTTATAGGGTTTTAAGAATTCTTGCAATAGTTTGTTAGTGACGTAGATATTCATTCCCCAAGTTTGTTAGCTAGGGAGAGTGTATGGTGTGGCCGAATTGGTGTAGTAAGGAATTAGCTGCTGAGAGACGTATTTTGGTGAGGAATTCAAGTCTTTGATGAGCTGAATGGGCCGTAGGCCATCGAGCCCTCTAGGTCATAGTTGCGGATTGTCGACTTCTTCGGACCTTCGCTTATAGGTCGCCAGGCCTCTTGGCAAATTCGATGGCTGGCATTTCAGTAGCTTGTTAGTAGTTGGACCCTCTAATAGTCTTCTAATTCCCTTTAATGATTTGAGATGGTAGTTATTTATGAAAATTTGTATTGCACGCCCATAAGTCGGACCCTTTTTATTTCCGCtataaaaatgatttacaaattCGATAAAGTCTTTTGCTTATTTATAAAAGCTAATATAGAAATTTCCCTATAACTTTGGTGGTATCCTAGTAGCAAATGAATAGcaaatagggaaaaaaaaaaaaaaaaaactaatcctAACAACTATAATCATACCGATCTTAGATTATGTTTGGCATAGGATTTTGCAAGTTAAGTGCAcgttttttttaacagaattgtAAAAATGTGTTTCATTTAAAAGtaggtttgaaaaaaattacgGTATGGTAGGCATATTTTTCAAGACAGAAATCAAACCATATATTTTGTAACTGCTAAACCAAACATACACGTGtacaaattgaaaatttgtAATATAAAAGAGGCTGTTATTTGATTGTTAATTCTGGAAATGAAAAGTTGTGACTCAGAAGTAGAATCAAGTTagaaaaatctattaaaaaaaaaaaaagagttagaaAAGAGAAGAGTCCGAAATTAATCCAAAACCATTTCTTTGAGAATTCCACGAATGTTCGTCTGAAATGCCCAAAAACATGCCCCGGCCCCTGGCCCGGGCCCAAACCAGTGAGACATTTTTCTCGCAGTAACAAACCCTAGGTCACGAAACGCCCATCGCCAACTCCTTTATAAAAGCCCATCAAACCCTCTCGTTTCCGCCTCTCAACACTTTCGCTCTCTCAAAGTCTCTTTCTCAAAACCCTCCCCAAACCCTAGCCTCATCGTCTCTCGCCCTCTAATCCATGGAGTTTTGGGGTAAGCTCCTCTTCCTTCTCTCACTTCTTCTtacttcatcatcatcatccttgTATTAGTGTTAGGGTTATTCACTTCTAGTTCATGCACTATAGTCAATCACGGACTTTCAGTCTCTCATTCCTTGTACCTTCGTgcctgtttttgtttttggaatcAGATAGCGATTCTTTTcctttctgtttgtttgttctTCTTGTGCATTTGTCCTCTGGGACGTGTTTGTATATACGATATCTCTGCGTGTTGTTTTGCTCTTTAGAAAAATTGcagagttttttatttttgaaacatGTCTTCTTTCCTTCTGTTTGGTTTACTCGAAATGGTAGAAACTATATTCTCTATGCTTGTTGCATGCCTGTCTCTTTTGTTTGTTGCGAAAAAAAACTACTACTCTCTTTTCTTCTGACttcgttattttatttttactttctgTTACTGTAGTTTTAATGTCTTCTGGTTAGGTTTTCTTTCTGTATTTGTAAGTGTACTGATTtctgtttgtgttgttttagTGTTTGCCGCCTGGAGCAACCTTGTAtgttaatggttttgaaaaaagttttttgtgttttgttttaaaatgaaGTTGAGAAGTGTTTTCAGTGGGgctcataatttaaaaaatgttattttgtggGATTGGATAAAAAATTTGGACGtattttgcaatttcaaaaaacaaatttaatgattattTTGAGAATGGTGACATCTTATTTATCGGAAGTCATAAAAGTCAAATGTTGTGAAATTAACAGGGGTTTCTAAAACCGAAGGAATTGTTTTTTGAAATGTGTTTTGTGTGCCGaacatgtattatttattaaatgttCGGAGAAAAAggtgtttttggttttgtaaagAGAAAAGACCTTTTCAAACGGTTACCAATCcaagccttaatttttgttgtaaaatgctggaaattatttttgatTCTCTTTTTAGTTGGGTTGACAAAGAAAGTGAGAATATTAGCtgatgtttttaaaaacatctCTTTTCTCTTGTTAGTCTTGCCCTTTGTCAAAACAGAAAGCAGGGGACTCTATgttaaaatttatgttttttgcattttttttttccttcaaaacaaaatcattaataaacaacctaaaacacaaaatactcctaaaaacaaaacaaaaaaaattctccttTATGTTACACTAAAACACCTTTTcaaactaaaagcaaaaaacatgtttcaaaacatattaactaacATACCTTTGTGGCCTGGCCtgttttttcaaactaaaaccACAAATAAAGATGAATTCCTATGGTTGTTTCAGTCTCTGTTTGTGTCTTGCGTTTAATGATTGTGACTTAGTCTAGGTCCTTCCCCCCCTCCCCAGCCATTTGGGgttatatattttgatatgtatcTTTGTGGTTAACTGCATGTTCAGGTGTTCTCTTTGGAACTGTTAGATTTTTGGTTTCACTTGCTATAGTATTGTGAATTGTCTTTGAGTTGATCCttatgcttatatatgtttattCTCTTAAGATTAtagttttgatttagggtttgcTTTAGAAGCTATTTTTGCTGTCCTCTTGGAATGATAAATGTCATTCATGTTACTTTTCTATAAATGATTGAAATCTCGCTAGTTTATGTATTAACACGG
Coding sequences:
- the LOC133878158 gene encoding uncharacterized protein At4g22758 yields the protein MPTSKIHRRGPEEKNRRGKLTQKSSSFHGLNQVSMAAELRRPKTLPDLLSSKNAAGTTAQEGRPRLTKLLLNVTIQGSLGPVQVVMTPESMVSDLIAAAVRLYAKEGRRPILPTTDSSMFDLHYSQFSLESLDREEKLMALGSRNFFLCSKKTAVDGGTTTPSSSCSKQAEKASKTGGFAWLKFMDFLL